The following DNA comes from Deltaproteobacteria bacterium.
TCCAGGAGGCGGTAGAGGCCGGGGGGTTCCGGCTGCGGATCGGGGGGAGCCTGTATTCCGACGCGTTGGGGGATCCCGGAACGAAGGAAGGAACCTACATCGGAATGGTGCGTCACAATGTCGATACGATCGTTTCGGCCCTGGGGGGAACGCCCGCGGGAGGGACGGGAGCTTCTTTGGAAGTCAGGGGGATCGATGCGCGAAAGTGAAATGGCGCCGGAAAAAGACCTTATCGAAAGCGAAGGAGCGGAGCCGGCCGTCAGGGTGGAGGACCTGACCGTCGCCTACGGGGACAAGCCGGTCCTGTGGGACGTGGACATGGATGTGCCTCCCGGCGTGCTAATGGCGATAGTGGGCCCCAACGGAGCGGGAAAAACAACCCTGATAAAGGTCGTCATGGGGCTGATCCGGCCCGTGGCGGGCACCGTCTCCATCTTCGGAAAGCCGTACGATTCGATGCGGCGGCTGGTGGGCTACGTGCCGCAGCGCAACAGCGTGGACTGGGATTTTCCCACAACGGTCCTCGACACGGTCATGATGGGGCGGTACGGCATCCTGGGCTGGCTTCGTCGACCGGGCCGTGAAGAGCGCGCTCTCGCCCTGGAGGCGCTGGAAAAGGTGGGGCTGGAGGAGTTCGCCGGCCGCCAGATCAGCCAGCTCTCCGGGGGCCAGCAGCAGAGGGTATTCCTGGCGCGGGCGATCGTGCAGGACGCCCGGATCTACCTGATGGACGAACCCTTCCAGGGAGTGGACGCGACGACCGAGCGGGCCATCGTGGCTCTCCTGAAAGAGATGCGCGCTCAAGGGAAGACCGTCGTCGTGGTCCATCACGATCTTCAGACCGTCCCCGAATATTTCGACTGGGTGACGCTTCTCAACGTGCGCCGCATCGACAGCGGCCCCGTCGGCCGGGTGTTCACCGAGCGGAACCTGCGGCTCGCCTACGGAGGGCGCGTATCCTACCTGACCCACCACGCCCCCGGGGAGACTTTCGCAGGCCCCGAGGATGGCGGATAAAGGGGCTTTTCCGTGGAGTTAACGGGGATAATAAGAAACCTGGCCACGGATTACACGCTGCAGTCGGTGGCCCTGGGCACCGCCGCCCTGGGGATCGTAAACGGCGTGCTCGGCTCCTTCGCAGTCCTTCGGAAACAGAGCCTGCTCGGAGACGCCATCTCCCACGCGGCGCTCCCCGGCATCGCCCTGGTTTTCCTTCTTACGGGGAGCAAATCGACCGCTTCCCTCCTTCTGGGCGCCGCTGCCGCGGGCTGGCTGGGAACGCTCCTGGTCATGGGGATCGTCGGAAACACCCGGATCAAGTACGACAGCGCCCTGGGTCTGACCCTGTCCGTTTTTTTCGGCTTCGGGCTGGTCCTGCTTACCTATATACAGAGAATGCCGGTGGCCGCCCAGGCAGGGCTGGACCGGTTCCTCTTCGGGCAGGCAGCCACCCTGCTGCGGAGGGACCTCGCGACGATCGCCGTCCCGGGGGCGGCCATCCTGGTCCTGGTGGCGGCCTTCTGGAAGGAGTTCAAGCTCTTGAGTTTCGATCCGGATTACGGCGAGAGCCTGGGTTTTTCGACCCGGCCGCTCGATATATTGCTGACGACGTTACTGGTCGCGGCCATCGTGACGGGTCTGCAGACAGTGGGTGTCGTCCTGATGAGCGCCATGGTCGTCGCTCCGGCTGCCGCGGCGAGGCAGTGGACCGACCGGCTGGGCGCCATGGTCGCCATCTCGGGCTTCTTCGGCGCGCTTTCGGGTGTCTGCGGAGTCCTGATCAGCAGCAGCGCCTCGCGCATGCCGACCGGCCCGACCATCGTGCTTGCCTTAAGCTTCCTCGTCTTCGTGTCCCTTTTGTTCGCGCCGAACCGCGGATTGCTGTGGGGAGCGGTCCGCGAGCGCGCCGGCCGGAGACGGCTGCAGACGGATGCGGTCTTGAGCGATCTCTACGTCCTGGCGAAGCAGCACGAGGAACCGGACCACGGTCATCCGATCGAGGTCCTTCGCGCCATGAGCCTCGGCCACGGGGGGGTGGATCGGAGCCTGGAGGCGCTCCGGGAGAAGGGGCTGGCCCGCGAAGTGGACGCCAACCGGTGGGCGATCACGCCGCGGGGGCTTAAGGAGGCGAGACGCATTTCCGGCGGGGAGGAGAGCGAAGGATGACCGTCCCCCAACTGGAGATCCTGCTCATCGCCGCGGTGACCGCGTCCGCGTGCGCGCTTGTCGGAGTTTTTTTGGTTCTGCGCCGGATGGCAATGATGAGCGATGCGATCAGCCACGCGATCCTTTTCGGGATCGTCCTGGCGTTCTTCGTGACGAAGGACCTGGCCTCGCCGTTGCTCGCAGTGGCAGCCGCATTGACCGGCGTCCTGACGGTGAGCCTCGTGGAGCTTGTGAGCCGCTCGGGGAGGGTGCGGGAGGATGCCGCAATCGGCCTGGTCTTTCCGGTGCTATTCAGCCTCGGCGTGATACTCATCGCCCGACACGCCGGCAGCGTTCACCTGGACGTGGACGCCGTCCTGCTGGGGGAACTGGCGTTCGCCCCGTTCAACCGGCTCGAGGCGTTCGGCTATGATCTTGGCCCCAGGGGTTTATACCTTATGTCGGGGATTCTCGCTTTCGACGTCATCTTCATCGGCGTTTTCTACAAGGAGCTCAAGGTGGCCACGTTCGATCC
Coding sequences within:
- a CDS encoding metal ABC transporter ATP-binding protein translates to MAPEKDLIESEGAEPAVRVEDLTVAYGDKPVLWDVDMDVPPGVLMAIVGPNGAGKTTLIKVVMGLIRPVAGTVSIFGKPYDSMRRLVGYVPQRNSVDWDFPTTVLDTVMMGRYGILGWLRRPGREERALALEALEKVGLEEFAGRQISQLSGGQQQRVFLARAIVQDARIYLMDEPFQGVDATTERAIVALLKEMRAQGKTVVVVHHDLQTVPEYFDWVTLLNVRRIDSGPVGRVFTERNLRLAYGGRVSYLTHHAPGETFAGPEDGG
- a CDS encoding metal ABC transporter permease, with the protein product MELTGIIRNLATDYTLQSVALGTAALGIVNGVLGSFAVLRKQSLLGDAISHAALPGIALVFLLTGSKSTASLLLGAAAAGWLGTLLVMGIVGNTRIKYDSALGLTLSVFFGFGLVLLTYIQRMPVAAQAGLDRFLFGQAATLLRRDLATIAVPGAAILVLVAAFWKEFKLLSFDPDYGESLGFSTRPLDILLTTLLVAAIVTGLQTVGVVLMSAMVVAPAAAARQWTDRLGAMVAISGFFGALSGVCGVLISSSASRMPTGPTIVLALSFLVFVSLLFAPNRGLLWGAVRERAGRRRLQTDAVLSDLYVLAKQHEEPDHGHPIEVLRAMSLGHGGVDRSLEALREKGLAREVDANRWAITPRGLKEARRISGGEESEG